A part of Drosophila ananassae strain 14024-0371.13 chromosome 2R, ASM1763931v2, whole genome shotgun sequence genomic DNA contains:
- the LOC26515575 gene encoding uncharacterized protein LOC26515575: protein MCKSRKTPMLGLIIFAMIMMMIPSLFLILLSPQVMIKRSWDWCLSFGILLLWPLYHKLYIIILIVCQKPILKCMIPLTFTWLAIGHIVCLYLLLNATRALNWYQFPTQTENSLGKIYKLYYDRDDMWWIFVSFAFTWFSFSLQIAYGMHIRNLNGLTSFGCRS from the exons ATGTGTAAAAGCCGTAAAACGCCCATGTTAGGCCTGATAATTTTCGCaatgataatgatgatgataccatccctttttttaattttgttatcaCCACAAG TGATGATAAAAAGGTCATGGGATTGGTGCCTTTCATTTGGAATTTTACTTCTATGGCCCCTATACCATAAATTGTATATCATAATTCTAATTGTCTGccaaaaa ccgattttaaaatgtatgATACCTTTAACTTTCACCTGGCTTGCGATCGGTCACATCGTTTGCCTTTATCTTCTGTTGAATGCCACTCGAGCCCTCAACTGGTACCAATTTCCAACACAAACGGAAAACTCCCTAGGCAAAATTTACAAATTATATTATGATCGAGACGATATGTGGTGGATTTTTGTTTCCTTTG CCTTTACCTGGTTTAGTTTCTCGCTCCAAATAGCTTATGGTATGCATATCAGAAATCTAAATGGCCTCACCAGTTTTGGATGTCGATCTTGA